The following is a genomic window from Geminicoccus roseus DSM 18922.
GACCTGTCCGGGCCGATCCCGGTGTTCGACGAATACCCGGACATCACGACGCTCTGGCCAGAAGAGAGCCTGGAGCGCCGCCGGGCGGCGCTGGGCTGAACGGGGTCAGCCGGCCGCCATCTCCAGCTCGCGCTGGCGGCCGAGCTGGGTCATCCACTCGGTGAACCTCGGCTGCACCCGGAGCTGGTGGGCGTAGTGGCGGGGCAGGGCGCCGACCAGGCGGCCCTGCCGGCCCAGCAGGTCGTCGGCGAACTGGACCATGCGCGAGTTCGGCCAGGCCTGGGCGCGGATCTCACGCAGGCGGGCGAACAAATGCTCCTCGTCCTCGTCCGGGCGGACCTGGGCCATCAGGGTCAGCATCGCCGCCGAGGAGCGCGACACCCCCATGTGGCAATGGACCAGGAGATGGCCCTCGGTGCGGCCGGTCCGGGATTCGGACATCTCCGCGCCGAAGCGCAGGATCGATTCCACATGCTCGCGCTGCGGGGCGATCTGGTTCGGCCGGGGCTCGATGATGTCGTGGAAGCGCAGCGTGGTCCGCTCGTGCGCGTCGTAGCGGTCGAACGCCGCCATCTCCGGGGCCTCGGGGTCGAGGATGGAGAGGACATGGGTGACCATGCGCTTGTCGTGCGACGGCAGCTCCTCAATGCCGCAGATCGTGAGCATCGAGATCGAGATCGATTCCATCGGGGTCGTCCGTTGCTCAGGTGATCGCAGTCTGCGTCTTGCCCTTCAGACCCAGGATCTGGCGCGCCTCGTCCGGCGTGGCAACCTCCAGGCCCAGCCCCTCGATGATCTGCCGCGCCCGGGTGACCTGCGACGCGTTGCTCTCGGCCAGCTTGCCGGGGCCGTCCCAGAGATTGTCCTCCAGGCCCACCCGGACATGGCCGCCCTGGGCGGCCGAGGTCGCCGCGATGTTCATCTGGTTGCGCCCGGCCCCCAGCACCGACCAGACATAGTCCTGGCCGAACAGGCGGTCGGCGGTGCGCTTCATGTGGGCGATGTCGTCCGGGTGGGTGCCGATCCCGCCCAGGATGCCGAACACGGTCTGGACGAACAAAGGCCCCTTCACCAGGCCGGAATCGCGGAAATGCGCCAGGTTGTAGAGATGCGCCGTGTCGTAGCACTCGAACTCGAACCGGGTGCCGGCGTCGCCCAGTTCCTCCAGGATGTAGGCGATGTCGGCATAGGTGTTGCGGAAGATCAGGCTGCGGCTGTTCTCCAGATGCTGCTGCTCCCATTCATGCGCGAACTTCTGGTAGCGCTTGAGC
Proteins encoded in this region:
- a CDS encoding tyrosine phosphatase family protein; amino-acid sequence: MESISISMLTICGIEELPSHDKRMVTHVLSILDPEAPEMAAFDRYDAHERTTLRFHDIIEPRPNQIAPQREHVESILRFGAEMSESRTGRTEGHLLVHCHMGVSRSSAAMLTLMAQVRPDEDEEHLFARLREIRAQAWPNSRMVQFADDLLGRQGRLVGALPRHYAHQLRVQPRFTEWMTQLGRQRELEMAAG
- a CDS encoding BKACE family enzyme gives rise to the protein MATTRKVIISCALTGAIHTPSMSPHLPVTPDDIADQAIAASKAGAAIVHLHARNPETGRPDQSAEAFGKFLPKVHAEADAIINITTGGAPHMTVQERVVPARTFKPELASLNMGSMNFGLFPMLKRYQKFAHEWEQQHLENSRSLIFRNTYADIAYILEELGDAGTRFEFECYDTAHLYNLAHFRDSGLVKGPLFVQTVFGILGGIGTHPDDIAHMKRTADRLFGQDYVWSVLGAGRNQMNIAATSAAQGGHVRVGLEDNLWDGPGKLAESNASQVTRARQIIEGLGLEVATPDEARQILGLKGKTQTAIT